A genomic window from Silene latifolia isolate original U9 population chromosome Y, ASM4854445v1, whole genome shotgun sequence includes:
- the LOC141629510 gene encoding uncharacterized protein LOC141629510, whose protein sequence is MFSPLQSGESTPVEEDSFGAYSWLFTNPLYQRAQREHRVEEAPSKDTIEVNPIEVEYPPMANDTRTIREIRARNYDEQPLCITYPPLGANANFELKGFFIHNLPKFHGHAGNDPNRHLSEFHMMCEGAIPNGVTEDQFKLQAFPFSLLDAAKDWLFYLTPGSIRTWKEMKAAFLESFYPDSRHNRANKAITTIEQDPNGETMYEYWERFKKLVAQCPYHGLSDDDLLVNFYEGLGQDDQRMVNSATGGGLENFSIVDAKEIIERLASTTRNYGRSQRGTRNTSSMGTSSSSTQNLEQSVNDLTHLVKNMMVNNPNKDGGQMNQVECNYCQGPHLEEACPIMIEEGIGVENVSAMGYGNYNVRNPSGGGYYNYDPSGNTYNVGSRDNHRLG, encoded by the coding sequence ATGTTTAGTCCTCTACAAAGCGGTGAATCAACCCCCGTTGAAGAGGACTCTTTTGGAGCATATTCGTGGTTATTTACCAATCCTTTGTACCAAAGAGCACAAAGGGAACATCGAGTAGAAGAAGCACCTTCGAAAGATACTATTGAAGTAAATCCGATTGAAGTAGAGTATCCCCCTATGGCGAATGACACGAGAACCATCCGGGAGATAAGAGCAAGGAATTATGATGAGCAACCTTTGTGCATCACCTACCCCCCTTTAGGAGCCAATGCAAATTTCGAACTCAAAGGCTTCTTTATTCATAACTTGCCCAAGTTTCACGGCCATGCGGGAAATGATCCAAACCGTCACCTATCGGAAtttcacatgatgtgtgaaggAGCTATTCCGAATGGAGTGACGGAGGACCAATTCAAACTACAGGCCTTCCCATTTTCCTTGTTGGACGCGGCTAAAGATTGGCTTTTCTACCTTACTCCGGGGTCCATAAGAACTTGGAAGGAAATGAAAGCGGCCTTCCTTGAAAGTTTTTACCCCGATTCACGCCACAACCGTGCAAATAAGGCCATTACCACCATAGAACAAGACCCCAATGGTGAAAccatgtatgagtattgggagagatttaagaagttggtggcTCAATGCCCATACCATGGGTTGAGTGATGATGATCTTCTTGTGAACTTTTATGAAGGTTTAGGTCAAGATGATCAAAGGATGGTCAACTCCGCTACCGGAGGAGGTTTGGAGAATTTTTCCATAGTGGATGCCAAGGAAATCATTGAGAGACTTGCCTCAACTACAAGGAATTATGGTAGAAGCCAAAGGGGAACAAGAAATACATCTTCAATGGGAACCTCTTCCTCATCTACTCAAAATCTTGAGCAAAGTGTGAATGACTTAACTCACCTAGTGAAGAATATGATGGTGAACAATCCAAATAAAGATGGAGGTCAAATGAATCAAGTGGAATGCAACTATTGCCAAGGTCCTCACTTGGAGGAAGCTTGCCCCATTatgattgaagaaggaattggGGTGGAAAATGTAAGTGCAATGGGTTATGGGAATTACAATGTTAGGAATCCTTCCGGGGGAGGATATTACAACTATGATCCTAGTGGCAACACttacaatgttgggagtagagacaaCCATCGACTTGGTTGA